TAGTCGACGTGCAGACGGTCGCGCTCTCGCCCCAGGCGCTCCAGGGCGTCGCCGGCGCCTTCGAGTTCGGTCAGGCGCTCGCGAACCTCGTCGGCCTTGGCCGAAAGCTCCTCGATGGGCAGGCGGTAGCGTCGCGAAAGGTCGTGCAGATGGGTGAGATGGGTGTCCACTTCGGCCAGGCGCTCGGGGTCGAGTTCGACATCCTGTGCGTAACGGCCCAGGCCGTCCACGGCTTCGCCCACCTGGATCTGCGCGCTGTCGAGCAGCTCGAGCGTGGGCGCCAGCGTGGCGTCGAGCTCGGCCAGCCGCGACAACTCGGCGTGCGCGCGAAGCAGGGCGCGGCCGATGGCGAATTCGCTTTCGCCGTCGAGGAGTTCCACCACGCCGTTGGCGCCTTCGGCCAGGCGGCCGGCGTTGGCGAGGCGGCGATGCTGGGTCTCCAGTTCTTCCAACGCGGCGGGCGCGAGCGCCCAACGATCGAGTTCGTCCAGCTCGTGGCGGAGGAGGTCGATCTGGTGGTCGCGATCGTCGCCGCCGGACAGCGTACGGATGCGATTGACCGCCTCGCGCCAGGCGCGGGCGAGGTCGCGCACGCGGGCGACGCGGTCTTCGTTGCCGGCATAGGCGTCGAGCAGGGTCATCTGGTGCTGGCGCGAGAGCAGGGCCTGGTGCTCGTGCTGGCCGTGGATCTCGACGATGAGCGCCGCCAGCGCCGACATCTGCGCCACGCTGGCCGGCCGGCCGTTGATCCAGCCGCGCGTGCCGCCCTCGGCGCGGATCACGCGGCGCAGCTGGCAGGTGTCGCCGTCGTCGAGCTCCTCCTGGCGCAACCAGCCGGCCGCCTCGGGCAGGCCGGTGAGGTCGAATTCGGCGGCCAGCTCGGCGCGGTCGCTGCCGGCGCGCACCATGCCGCTGTCGGCGCGTGCACCGGCCAGCAGCATCAGGGCATCGACCAGGAGGGACTTGCCCGCGCCGGTTTCGCCGCTGACCACGGTCAGCCCTGGACCGAAGGCGATCTCGGCTTCTTCGACGACGGCGAACTGACGGACGTAGAGCGAGGTGAG
This window of the Luteibacter aegosomatis genome carries:
- the recN gene encoding DNA repair protein RecN; this encodes MLTSLYVRQFAVVEEAEIAFGPGLTVVSGETGAGKSLLVDALMLLAGARADSGMVRAGSDRAELAAEFDLTGLPEAAGWLRQEELDDGDTCQLRRVIRAEGGTRGWINGRPASVAQMSALAALIVEIHGQHEHQALLSRQHQMTLLDAYAGNEDRVARVRDLARAWREAVNRIRTLSGGDDRDHQIDLLRHELDELDRWALAPAALEELETQHRRLANAGRLAEGANGVVELLDGESEFAIGRALLRAHAELSRLAELDATLAPTLELLDSAQIQVGEAVDGLGRYAQDVELDPERLAEVDTHLTHLHDLSRRYRLPIEELSAKADEVRERLTELEGAGDALERLGRERDRLHVDYDAAAAELSKARIEAAQRLGTTVAGLMGELGMAGGRLEVSLEPAEGDEPDPQGRERCELLVSANPGQPPRPLRKVASGGELARISLAIEVATLGNDNIGCMIFDEVDTGIGGAVAEVVGQKLRALGDKVQVMCVTHLPQVAAQGHAHLRVSKESDGEATRTRIQTLDANGRRDELSRMLGGVEITKETRAHAKKMLDRAQG